TGTGAAGCTGGCCTTTGATGAAGCCGGATTTTCAACCGCGTATCCGCAGGTAGAAGTTAGATATTCAAAATAAAGTTTTACTATTATATCGATAATCAAAAACTATTGACCTATACGTAAAAACGATTGCTTCCCGATAAATATTCGTTGACAAGGGAAGCGGATAGTCCGTATAATGAAGTTGGACCGATAGAAGAGAAAATTGTAAAAAAAAACAAAAAAACATGCAAATAATTAGAGTTGCACGGATAAATTTGTGAAAAATCACAATTAGCTTCTTGGAAAATGAAAAAACTAGATTTGAAGAGATTGAGTTATAAGGAGATTGAACATGCAGCAGAAATTTAAAAGAGTGCTGGTCGCAAACAGAGGAGAGATTGCGATCAGAGTTTTTCGAGCCTGTAAAGAGCTAGGCATCCGAACAGTAGCCATTTACTCAGAAGAAGATAGAAATGCTTTATTCCGCACAAAGGCAGATGAGGCTTATCAAATCGGCAAGGGAAAGTCCCCGGTAGATGTGTATCTGGGCATCAATGAAATCATTGAGCTGGCCAAGGCTAAAGGCGTTGATGCCATTCACCCAGGCTACGGCTTCTTGTCGGAAAACGTGGAATTCGCCAGAAAGTGCGAAGAGGAAGGCATTGTCTTCATCGGACCTACCCACGAGATGATGGATCGTTTGGGCGATAAGATCAAGTCCAAGCTTGTAGCTCATGAGGTCGGCGTGCCGACTATTCCAGGCGTGGAAAAAGCCATTGAAAACGAAGAAGAAGCGAAAAAAATTGCAGAGGAATGCGGCTATCCGGTTATGCTGAAGGCAGCTGCCGGCGGCGGCGGACGGGGTATGCGTATCGTGCGCAAGGCAGAAGAACTGTCAGGTGAGTTCAGAAGTGCCAGAAGCGAAGCAAAAAAAGCATTTGGTATCGATGATATCTTCATAGAGAAGTATCTGGAAAGCCCGAAGCATATTGAAGTGCAGGTTTTTGGAGACAACTACGGCAACTTGGTTCACCTTCATGAGAGAGACTGCTCCATCCAGCGGAGACACCAGAAGGTTATCGAATTTACACCAGCTATTTGTATCTCCGAAGAGCAGCGTCAGAACATCTGTGCCGATGCCCTTAAAATTGCAAAGGCTGTTAACTACAGAAGTGCTGGTACCGTAGAGTTCCTGCTGGATACCGACGGACGGCATTACTTCATCGAAATGAATCCGCGGATTCAGGTAGAACATACCGTGACGGAAATGGTTACAGGTATCGACCTGGTTCAGCTGCAAATTCTAGCGGCTGAAGGGTACAGCCTGGACTCTGAACGAATTGATATTAAGGGACAGGAAGACATTCAGCCGAGAGGTTATGCGATTCAGTGCCGAGTGACTACAGAAGACCCGAACAACGGCTTTGCACCAGATACTGGCGTGATTGACCTGTACCGTACCGGCTCTGGTTTCGGTATTCGTTTAGATGGCGGAAACGGCTTCTCTGGAGCTACTATTACGCCGTACTATGACAGCCTGCTGGTAAAAGTTACCGCTGGCGGACGGACTTTTGAGGACACCATTGCCAAGGCTATTCGAGCTTTGGATGAAGCGAAGATTAAGGGCGTGAAGACCAATATTGGTTTTATCATGAACGTGCTCAATCATGAAACTTTCCGGGCAGGTAAGTGTGATACCAAATTCATCGCTGACAACCCAGATTTGTTTGAAATCCGCAGCGATGATGCAGAGATGAAGATTCTCAATTTCTTAGGCAACAAGTTTGTCAACGAGACCAAGGGTGTCAAGCCGCAGTTTGACGTACCGGTCTTCCCGCGGATAAAGCCGGAAGTTATCAAAGAGCTTCGAGGCACCAGACAGTTGCTGCTGGAGGAAGGGCCAGAGAAATTGGCTAAGTGGGTTAAGGACAGGAAAGAACTTTTGGTGTCTGATACCACTATGCGAGATGCACAGCAATCCCTGATGGCTACTCGAGTGCGGACAATTGATATGGAGAAGATTGCACCGGCTACGGCTCTTTATGGCCAGAATCTATTTTCTCTGGAAATGTGGGGAGGCGCAACCTTTGATACGTCCTATCGATTCCTCAAGGAATCCCCATGGGAGCGGTTGGCTACTTTGCGGGAGAAGATTCCGAATATCCTTTTCCAGATGCTGTTCAGAGGTGCCAACGCTGTCGGCTATAAGAATTATCCGGACAATGTAATCCGTGAATTTGTCAGAGAATCTGCGCAGGCAGGAGTTGACGTGTTCCGAATCTTCGATTCCCTGAACTGGATTGAAGGTATGGAAGTGGCCCTGGACGAAGTATTGAAGCAGGGCATGGTAGCAGAACCGTGCATCTGTTACACCGGTGACATTCTGGATGAAACAAAAGAAAAGTACAACTTAAAATATTATATTAACATGGCAAAAGAACTGGAGAAGCGCGGTGCGCACATTCTGGGCATTAAGGACATGACCGGTCTGCTGAAGCCAATGGCTGCTAAGAAGCTGGTAGAAAACTTGAAGAACGAGATTGACATTCCAATTCATCTGCATACCCACGACACCAGCGGTAACGGCGGAGCTACTTATCTGATGGCTGCTTTGGCTGGCGTAGATATTGTAGACGCTGCTTTCAACAGCATGGCAGGGCTGACCAGCCAACCGGCATTGAACACCTTGGTAGCAGCTATGGAGAACACCGAGCGGGCTACAGGCATCGATTTGGATGGCATCCAGCATATTTCCAACTACTGGAATGCAGTAAGACCAGTATATCGCGGATTTGAATCCGGCTTGCGGGTAAGTACAGCTGAAATCTATAAGTATGAGATTCCTGGAGGACAGTATTCCAACTTGAAGCCACAGGTGGAAAGCTTTGGATTAGGCCATAAGTTTGAAGAAGTGAAGGATATGTACATGACTGTCAACGAGATGTTGGGAGATATCGTCAAGGTAACACCTTCCTCTAAGGCCGTAGGCGACATGGCAATCTTCATGATTCAGAACGACCTGACGGCGGAGAACATCTATGAAAAGGCGGCTGACATCGACTTCCCGGATTCCATCGTATCTTATTTTGAGGGCATGATGGGCCAGCCTCAGGGCGGTTTCCCAGAAGAGCTGCAAAAGCTGGTATTAAAAGGCAAGAAGCCAATTACCTGCCGACCGGGCGAGCTGCTGGAGCCAGAGGATTTTGAATACATTCGCAAGGGTCTGGTGGATAAGCTGGATCTGGAAGGGACTGATCAAGAGGTTCTCAGCTACGCGTTGTATCCGAAAGTATTTGTGGATTATGTCCAGAGCATCCGAAAGGATGGGGATTTCCGCATGATGGGTAGTGACATCTTCTTCCACGGCTTAGCAGAAGGAGAGACCTGCGAAATCAAGATTGGCGAAGGAAAGATTTTAGTCATCAAGCTGGTAGATGTGAAGACACCAGACTCCGAAGGCCTGCGAGAAGTGGTCTTTGAAGTGAATGGCAACAGACATTCCATTATGATTAAGGATAAGGATTTAGAAAACATGGGTCTCACAAAGGCTTCTGTACCAATGGCTGATCCAGACGATCCGACACAGATTGGCGCTAACATCCCGGGCAGTATCATCAAGGTGCTGGTAAAGGAAGGCGAAAAAGTAGCGGAAAAACAGCCAGTGGCTATCATTGAAGCTATGAAAATGGAGACGAACATCTTGGCTGCCATGGCCGGAACAGTAGAGAAAATCTACGTGAAGGAAGGACAGCAGGTGAAGTCCGGAGAATTAATCGTAGAATTAAAGTAGAAAGGTTCTCTTTCTATTAACCGATTGATTAAAGGGTTTAAAGCAAGCGCAAGTTAAAAGTACAAATAAAATAAGAACATAAATAAAGAACTGAGGCCATTGGCCTCAGTTCTTTATTTATGTTTGCTTCTTTTTAATGGTTTATACTAAGCCTTGAGCCGTCATGGCATCAGCAATCTTTTGGAATCCGGCGATGTTGGCTCCGGCAATCAGGTCATATTTGCCGTAATATTCCTGGGAGGCATCGGCACAAGCCTTATGTATACCCACCATAATGCTGTGGAGCTGTTGGTAAACCTGTTCCGTACTAAACACGGTATGACCGGCGTTCTGACCCATTTCGATGCAAGATGCCGCTACTCCTCCGGCATTGGCCGCCTTTGACGGTCCAACGATTATGCCGCCCGCTTGCATGATTTTAAGTGCTTGATTCGTAGAGGACATGTTAGAACCTTCACAGACAAATTTTACGCCTTGCTTTACGAAGCTTTCCGCATCTTCCTCCAGGATTTCGTTCTGGGTGGCACAAGGAATGTAGAGGTCGGCCTGAACCTTCCAAGGCTTTTCTCCTGGGAAGAATTTAGCTCCAGGGAATTTTTCTGCGTAAGGTGCACAGATATTTTCACCAGAACTTCTCAGTTCCAGCATATAGGCAATTTTTTCGTCGGTGTTGATGCCTTCCTCATCTAGAATATAACCATCCGGTCCGGAGATGGTAATCAGCTTGGCGCCTACATCTCGCAGCTTTAAGGCTGTTCCCCAGGATACGTTTCCGAAGCCGGAGATGGCTACAGTCTTGCCCTTGATCTCCTCGCCGTTAGCCTTCAGCATTTCTTCCGCATACCAGACAATACCGAAGCCGGTGGCTTCCGTCCGTCCCAGGCAGCCTCCGTAGGATAAGCCTTTGCCGGTGACGATGCCTTCTGAACGATTAACAATCCGCTTATACTGACCATATAAGTAGCCAATTTCCCGAGCACCTACGCCCAAGTCACCGGCCGGAACGTCGGTTTCCGCACCAATGTACCGGTACAGCTCAGTCATATAGGCTTGACAGAAACGCATAATTTCTGCATCGGACTTCCCGTTGGGATCAAAATCGGAACCGCCTTTGCCTCCGCCGATTGGTAGACCGGTAAGACTGTTTTTAAAAACCTGTTCAAAACCTAAAAATTTAATAATACCTGGATATACGCTGGGTGCAAATCTCAGTCCGCCTTTATAAGGACCGATGGCGCTGTTAAACTGATATCGGTACCCTTTGTTGACATGTACCTTTCCCGCATCGTCTGTCCATACCACACGGAAGGTGATTCCTCGTTCAGGCTCGACTATTCGCTCTAAAAGCCCAGCAGCCTCATATTCCGGGTGCTGCTCTACTACGGGTTTTAAGGAAGAAAGAACTTCTTCCACCGTTTGATGAAATTCCAGTTCGCCTGGATTGTTTTCGATACACTGAGCAATCACTCTTTCGACATAATTTGACATGTTATCTCTCCTTTTTGCGCACGACGATTTTGTTATAAAAAGCACTCAACTGTATTCTAAATATAGCACTTCACCTATTTCTAGTCAACGGAATTATAGCCAAAATCTGGCTGAAAACGAAAGTCCCAATATTCTGAAAAGTGTCCAAGCTAGTTCAAGAAATATTACAAAAAAGGACAAAAAACTCGTTTTTTTTTGCACAAATCAATTGAATTTACCAAAAGAAGGAGAGGAAGGTATGAGAGGTGAAAAAAATAGAGAACCGGGTCTGCCCCAAGCGAAGCAAAAACTTGCAATATACCCCCGAAATGGAGTATAATTTATTAGTTATGTATAAAATAACAGTTAAAAGCGAAAGAAGCTATGAAAGGATGTGAAAACTGTGGAAGCTGGACCGAGTCCCGAGCGGAGAATTTTAACAACGTATAAAGACTGGGCAGATTTGCAGTTTTTGCCGCCGTGGGTGGCTTGACCCTGTGCAAAGGTGGAATTTGCCCCATATAGAAAAGAAGGAGGTAAATTGCCATGGAACAGGAAAAAACATTAAACGAAATTCTGGTAGATATTCTGGAACTGACTCAAAATAAAAGATATGGAAAGGCCAGAGATCTGCTGCTGGAAAACAACGAGGTGGACATCGCCGAGATATTGGAAGATATTATGGGCGAGTTGGGGGTAGAGCGATCCGTTATCTTATTTCGGACTCTGCCCAAGAATGTATCTGTGGAGGTTTTCTCTTATCTGCCCATTGAAGATCAGGTAGCTATCATCAATGCGATTACCGATAAGGAAGTTCACTTTATCATGGAAGAGTTGGCTTTTGACGACATGATTGACGTGTTGGAGGAGCTTCCCGCTAATGTAGTAGATAAAATATTGGAGAAGACCCCCAAGAATGAACGGAAGCTGATTAATACTTTTTTAAACTACCCGGAAGACTGTGCCGGGACACTGATGACCCCGGACTATATCAGCTTGCAGAAAAATATGACCGTGGCAGAGGCTTTGGCGCATATTAAACGGGAAGGAATGGACAGTGAGACGGTTTATACTTGTTACGTGAAGGACAGGGGCCGGACCCTATTAGGCATTGTCTCTCTGCGAAATCTAGTTATTGCCGACGATAATCAGCTTATCGACGAGTTCATGCATACGGATTTCGTCAGCGTCAACGTCTATGACCATCAGGAGGCCGTGTCGGATATCTTTAGGAAGTATGGTTTTCTGGCTGTGCCTGTAGTGGACAAGGAGAACCGCTTGGTGGGAATCATTACTGTCGATGATATCTTGGATGTCATCGAAGAAGAGACTACCGAGGACTTTGAGAGAATGGCGGGGGTTATTGACAGCTCCGACAAGGAATACCTGGATATGAGCGTGTGGCATCACGTGAAGAACCGAATCCCTTGGCTGTTTTTGCTCATGTGTTCTTACGTCATTACCGGCAGCATCATCGCCAGCTTTGAAAATGTATTATCACAGGTTATCAGTTTGGTTTCTTATCTGCCTATGCTCATGGGCACGGGAGGGAACTCTGGATCACAGTCTGCCACTTTGGTAATAAGAGGTATGTCGGTGGATGAAATCAGCCTGTCGGACTTCGGCAAGGTCATGTGGAAAGAACTGCGGATCAGCATCATTGTGGGGATAGTTCTGAGCTCGCTGAATTTCTTGCGTATTTGCTGGTTAGACGGTCAGGGACCGATGGTGGCGCTGACGGTATGCGGGGCCATGCTGGTTATTGTCGTGGCGGCGAAGGTTATCGGCAGTATGTTGCCGATGCTGGCTAAACGCATTGGCATTGACCCAGCATTGATGGCTTCCCCGATGATTTCTTCCCTGACGGATATGGTATCTGTTATCACCTATTTCCTGATGGCTTCTATCTTGTTAGGAATTTAATAGGAATTTTCATATGAAAGATGGTTTAATTACTTTAGAATATGTAAATACTGTAATCAAGAGACGAGATCGGAGCATACATAAAGGTGACTGCGGAAGGATTCTCCTGATTGCAGGTTCCCTGGGGATGGCAGGAGCTGCTGTCCTGTGCGGAAGGGCAGCCTTGCGGAGCGGTGCAGGCTTGGTACAGATCGCTGTACCAGAAGAGCTGTTTCCCATCCTCCAGATGGGCGTGCCGGAGGCCACCTGTGTTTCCAGAAAGTCTCTGAATTTGGACTGGCAGCGGTACGATGCTATCGCCGTCGGTCCTGGATTGGGGGAGGATGCGGAACATGGAGAATTAATCAGACGGATTGCCCGAGAATACGAGGGGACGCTTGTATTAGATGCAGACGGTCTGAATCAAGCAGCTCGGAATCACCTGCAGGAGGACCTGCGAAAGGCTCGGTGCAGCCTGATTATCTCTCCCCATATAGGAGAGGCGGCTAGGTTGCTGGACATGGAGGTGGGCCAAGCAGGGGCTTGGGATCGGCAAGAGCTGGCCAGGCTGCTGGTGGAGAAAACAAATGCGATAGTGGTTCTAAAAGGGGCAGAGACCATTGTGGCAACGCCAGAGGGAACGTCATATACTAATACTACAGGTAATCCCGGTATGGCTACGGCGGGTTCGGGAGATGTCCTCACGGGGATTATCACCTCCCTTTCCGGTCAAGGGCTGTTACCTGTAGATGCTGCTAAAGCTGGTGTCTGCCTTCATGGGCTGGCAGGAGACTTAGGGGCGGATCGACTGGGAGAATACGGGCTGACCGCCGGAGACCTGACGGTGATGACGGCTTTGGCCATGAAAAAAATATTATTGGGATAAAACAAAAGGTAAAAGAGATTAACTGAAAATTGGAGAGTGAACGACTTGTTAGTTAAAAAAGGCGATATTTATTTCGCAGACTTAAGTCCGGTCATAGGCTCTGAACAGGGAGGAATAAGACCCGTTCTTGTAGTGCAGAACGATGTAGGCAATAAGTACAGTCCGACTATCATAGTAGCTGCTGTTACTTCTCAGCTAAATAAGGCGAAGCTGCCTACACACGTGGAAATAGACGCGAAGAACAACGGATTGAGCAAAAAATCTGTGGTGCTGCTAGAGCAGCTCCGGACCATCGATAAGAAAAGATTGAAGGAACGGATTGGAGCCATCGATGAATCGCTGCTTCCCAATGTGAATGAAGCGTTGACCGTAAGTTTAGGAATAGCACCAAATAGCTTAAGCTAGGTGTGACCATAGATCGAATTCATGCCATCAGGAATGAATCGATACGAAAGATAAGAGAATTATAAAAGAGACACAAAAGTGCCCCGGTATGGGGCCAAAAGGGAAATGGGAGGAAAGATATGAAGAAGAGCGTAATAATTTCAACAGTGATCCTGCTTGTCATGGTGTTTGGACTATCCATAGCCATGGCTGCTACCGACCAGCCTGGATCAGAATCGGATCCAGTGGTCACCAAAAGTTATGTGGACAGCAAAACTTCATATTCCCCTATAAGTTTAACCGCAGGACAAAAGCTGATCGGCGGTGAGGGTACAGAGATCATTCTGCGAAGCGGCGAAGCGACGGCCATCGATAACGGCGCTAACGGGGTTTCTGATCTTACCGCAGGAATAGATTTAATGACCGGCAGCCAGGTGGGGACCAACCACCTGCTGCTGGTACCTAGAAGCGACGGTCGAGGCATCCTGGCAGGAACAGACATATGGGTGATGATTAGAGGAACCTACACCATCAAGTAGCAGTTGAACACGGAGGAGTTACATATTTATGAGGGCATTTTTGAAGGAAAACAAATGGTGGGCAGCAGCTGTTTGTATTTTTGTATTGATTTCGGCTATTTCTATCGGATACCGGATGCAGATTGAACGGCAGAACAAAACGTATGACATCATCGCCGATTACAGTGAGCTGGGGCTTATGGCGGAACAGTCTCACAAGGACATTTCCTATTGGTTGAAACAGTTTCGGGACAGGCTGAATATCACGAAGGTTGGTCTTGCAGAAGAGAGTATCATGTCTCTGATGGAGGATACAGACCTGGAGGTCAGCGGTCAAACTATGGACGAGATTACCAAGGAGGCAGACTGGAAGGAAAAGTATCCAGCAGCCTTTGTTCAAGGGTTGACGGACCATGGCTATGATTCCTATGATGTGCTGGTACAGATGAGTTCCAGACGGGCGGCAGATTTCGTTTTGCAGGCCGTAGAGTCCCGCTTTGAAAAGAACAAGTACTATGCCATGGATTTCGGAGATTCCGCTTATGTGGTTATCGACGGAAATGCGAAGAGCGCCCTGTATTCTCAGCCTTACAAGCTGGCCAATTCCAAAAAAGGCGGCTTTATTGAGCGGACGGATATCGTTGGCTCTAAGATTATGTACATCAGCTTGGGATTGCTGCCGGAAAAGGTAGAAAAGGTGCAGGCTCTGGGCATGGAAATTGTCCCTCGAACCTTGTGTTACGGCGGGTATAATGGTGAAAAATATGGCAAGGCTGTCATCGCCGAATATGAAAAGTATGGTATCACACCAGAATATTTAATTGCAGGCGGCGAAGGGGTTATCGGCTACGACGATGGCAGAGAACTGGCAGAGAAATATATCAAGGACAACCACATCACCATCGGCTTGATTGAAAATACCACCCAGTTGCAGAATATTCTTCAGGACGGTGTGGAAGAAATTGCTGAGGATACAGACTATCAGGCGGTGCGGGTCTTTTCTGTCTGGAATTATATTCAGTACCGTTATCAATATTATGGCTATGAAGGAGCAGAAGAAATTGAGAACACCTTGTTTCGGGCTATTACCGAGCGAAACATTCGGGTTATTTACTTCAAGCCAATTAAGGAAAATCAAGATTTGTTCACCTATGTGACCGACATGAAGGTGTACGAGAAGATGTTTAACAATTTGGAAAAGCGGCTGGGGGATCACAATTTTACTTATGGTTCTGCTTCCGTGATGGCCTACCACCAAGTACCTTTTGGCCTAAAACTGGCCTCTGCCTTTGGCTGTGTAGCAGCGGCAGTCTTACTGCTCGGCGCATTTCTTCCTTTAGGGAGACGAAGCAAGCTAATCCTAGGCGGATTAGGAGCGGTAGGTGCATTAGGCGTTTGTTATATAGCACCGAACAGCGTTGTTCTGCTTTTGAGTTTTGCGGCATCAGTCATCTTTGCCTGTCTGTCCATCACGCTCTTTACAGCAGTGAGCCAAGGGATGCGGGAGCGACTAGATAGGAGAACTCCTCTATTGAAGGTTCTGAGTTGGTCCTTGCTGACGCTGGTTGGCTGCGTGCTGGTCTCCCTCATGGGAGGTCTGATGACTGCTGCCCCGTTGTCTTCTACCAGTTACATGCTGGAAATTGATATCTTCAGAGGGGTGAAGCTGGCTCAGCTGCTGCCGATTGTTTACTTTGCCATTGCTTATTTGGCCTATTTTGGCTTCGGTGAAAAGAAGCGCTTTGTAGGCAAGCTGGAGTTTCACGATTTAAAGGACATGATGAATACCTCTATTAAAATTTGGATGATTATTTTAGGGGCGGTTATCGGCGGTATCGGTTATTACTATATTGCCAGAACTGGCCATGAAACCTCGGTAGAGGTTTCCAGCCTGGAGATGATTTTTAGAAATTATTTAGAAGATATGCTGGTGGCACGGCCAAGAAATAAGGAATTTTTGTTTGCCTTCCCAGCTATTATGCTGATGGTTTATACCTCTGCGCGGCAGTTCAAGCTGTGGCCAGTGCTTTTCGGCCTCTGCGGCGTCATCGGTATGACTTCGGTGAACAACACCTTTATGCACATCAGAACGCCGCTTTACCTGGGTTTTTACCGGACAGGCTATTCCCTGCTCTTCGGTATCATCATAGGTATCCTGGGGATTTTGGTGTTTGAAGTGGCTCATGGAATCTATGTGAAGTGGATTCTGCCTCTGCATAAGCAGGACATCCCAGAAAAAGGTCGGAGGATGCATGTATAAGATATTAATTTCAGGCTATTATGGATTCAACAACATTGGTGATGAATCCATTTTACGGGCTGTAGTGGATAATTTGCGAAGTCGGCTGGCGGATACGGAGATTACGGTACTTTCCCAGGACCCGGTGTCCACAGCGGAAAAATATGGGGTGTATTCTGCCAGCAGGAAGTCTCTTCTGAGCATTTTGCAGGAGGTCAAGAAATGCGATTTGCTGATTAGCGGCGGGGGCAGCCTGCTTCAGGATGTGACCAGTAAGAAGAGCATTCTCTATTATTTGATTATTATGTGGATGGCGCAGTTGTTCCGCAAAAAAGTTTTTATTTACAGCCAGGGCATCGGGCCAATCAATGCTAACTTGAATCGGCGATTGACGGCCTGGACATTGTCCAAGGTCAGCGGCATTGTCGTTCGGGATGAGGCCTCGAAAGAGTTTTTAGCCGAAATCGGGGTCAATCCAGCTAAGGTGGCGGTTACCGCTGATCCGGTTCTGCGGATTAAGCCGGTGCCACTGGAAATAGGTCAGGAGATTCTGCGTAAGGAGGGTATCCAGCTTCGAGAGGAAGGCTTGATTGTAGGTTTTGCCATTCGGGAACGCAAGCTGGACAGTCAGTTTGTGGACGAGCTATGTCTGGCTATTCATCAGTTGGTTGAGGAACAACAGGCTCAAATTGTGCTGATTCCCTTTCACTATTCCGAGGATTTGGCAGTCATTGAAGAACTTGAAAAACGACTGGGAGACCAGGTGTCTTCTATCAAACATAAATATCTGACCAATGAGATGCTCAGCATCATCGGTAACATGGACCTGCTGGTGGGTGTCCGGCTTCACGCTTTAATTCATTCGGCTATTATGAATGTGCCAATGATTGGTATCTCCTATGATCCGAAGATTAATTCCTTTATGAAATCCATGGGAATGAAGGCCCTGTGTTCTATTTATGATTTCAGCAGCCAGGACTTTATAGAGGAGTTTAATAAAACCATCCGGCACAAAGAGGTTATTCAGCGACGAGTGCAGGAAAACATGGTCAGCCTGGTTAAGTCGTTGGACACCAACGAAGAGATGATTCGGGAGATAATGAAGAAGTGATGGAAAATAACAAGCGAATAAGAATTTTAGATGTTCCCGTGGATATGGTGAACAACGAGCAGGCCATGGAGATCTTTAAAGGCCTGATGGAAAGGCCAGGCTGTGACTTAATCGTCACGCCTAACTCGGAGATTGTGCTAAACGCCACCAGGGATGAGGAACTGAAAATGCTCATCGAGGAGGCCGGGCTGATTATTCCTGATGGAATTGGTCTGGTTTATGCCTCCAAAATTGTGGGAGAGCCTCTGAGAGAACGGGTCACCGGTGTAGATTTTTTAAATAGTATTCTAGCTTACCTGGAGGAGACGGGAAAGTCCGTTTACCTGCTGGGCAGTAAACCGGCAAACGAAGAACGACCTTCGGTGGCGGCTCTAGCCGGAGAGAATATGCAGATTAAATATCCGAAGTTAAAGATTGCCGGCACTCACGATGGGTACTTTAAAAAGCACCAGGAGGCAGAGCTGGTACGGGAAATCAATGAATCTGGTGCAGACTTTTTATGTGCGGCCCTGGGCGCGCCTAAGCAGGAGAAATTCATCTACGAGCACCGACAGGAGTTTACTAATATTCGAGCTGGTATCGGCGTAGGCGGCAGCCTGGACGTGTGGGCGGGAACGGTGAAACGGGCACCAAAGTTTTATCAAGATCATGGCCTGGAATGGCTTTACCGATTTGCTCAAGAACCAAGCCGATACAAGCGTATGGCCCAGCTGCCCTTATTTATGATAAAGGTGCTGGCCAAGGGTAAAAAATAAGCAAAAATCGCAAAAAGGAGGCGAGTTATATGAAATATCCAGAACTAAAGGAAATGGCTCAGAAAATCAGAATTGATGTGATACGGGAAGTACATGCAGCAGGCTCCGGTCATCCGGGGGGCTCCCTTTCAGCAGCGGACATCATTACAGCTTTGTATTTTCGGGAAATGAACATCGACCCGAAAAATCCAAAGATGCTGACCAGAGACAAGTTCATCCTTTCAAAGGGGCA
The genomic region above belongs to Aminipila butyrica and contains:
- a CDS encoding DUF5693 family protein, which gives rise to MRAFLKENKWWAAAVCIFVLISAISIGYRMQIERQNKTYDIIADYSELGLMAEQSHKDISYWLKQFRDRLNITKVGLAEESIMSLMEDTDLEVSGQTMDEITKEADWKEKYPAAFVQGLTDHGYDSYDVLVQMSSRRAADFVLQAVESRFEKNKYYAMDFGDSAYVVIDGNAKSALYSQPYKLANSKKGGFIERTDIVGSKIMYISLGLLPEKVEKVQALGMEIVPRTLCYGGYNGEKYGKAVIAEYEKYGITPEYLIAGGEGVIGYDDGRELAEKYIKDNHITIGLIENTTQLQNILQDGVEEIAEDTDYQAVRVFSVWNYIQYRYQYYGYEGAEEIENTLFRAITERNIRVIYFKPIKENQDLFTYVTDMKVYEKMFNNLEKRLGDHNFTYGSASVMAYHQVPFGLKLASAFGCVAAAVLLLGAFLPLGRRSKLILGGLGAVGALGVCYIAPNSVVLLLSFAASVIFACLSITLFTAVSQGMRERLDRRTPLLKVLSWSLLTLVGCVLVSLMGGLMTAAPLSSTSYMLEIDIFRGVKLAQLLPIVYFAIAYLAYFGFGEKKRFVGKLEFHDLKDMMNTSIKIWMIILGAVIGGIGYYYIARTGHETSVEVSSLEMIFRNYLEDMLVARPRNKEFLFAFPAIMLMVYTSARQFKLWPVLFGLCGVIGMTSVNNTFMHIRTPLYLGFYRTGYSLLFGIIIGILGILVFEVAHGIYVKWILPLHKQDIPEKGRRMHV
- the csaB gene encoding polysaccharide pyruvyl transferase CsaB, yielding MYKILISGYYGFNNIGDESILRAVVDNLRSRLADTEITVLSQDPVSTAEKYGVYSASRKSLLSILQEVKKCDLLISGGGSLLQDVTSKKSILYYLIIMWMAQLFRKKVFIYSQGIGPINANLNRRLTAWTLSKVSGIVVRDEASKEFLAEIGVNPAKVAVTADPVLRIKPVPLEIGQEILRKEGIQLREEGLIVGFAIRERKLDSQFVDELCLAIHQLVEEQQAQIVLIPFHYSEDLAVIEELEKRLGDQVSSIKHKYLTNEMLSIIGNMDLLVGVRLHALIHSAIMNVPMIGISYDPKINSFMKSMGMKALCSIYDFSSQDFIEEFNKTIRHKEVIQRRVQENMVSLVKSLDTNEEMIREIMKK
- a CDS encoding WecB/TagA/CpsF family glycosyltransferase encodes the protein MENNKRIRILDVPVDMVNNEQAMEIFKGLMERPGCDLIVTPNSEIVLNATRDEELKMLIEEAGLIIPDGIGLVYASKIVGEPLRERVTGVDFLNSILAYLEETGKSVYLLGSKPANEERPSVAALAGENMQIKYPKLKIAGTHDGYFKKHQEAELVREINESGADFLCAALGAPKQEKFIYEHRQEFTNIRAGIGVGGSLDVWAGTVKRAPKFYQDHGLEWLYRFAQEPSRYKRMAQLPLFMIKVLAKGKK